ATGTTGTTTCTTATTTCATAATAGCTTTCTTTCATAGAATAACATTTGTTTTTTGCAAGGCAGTCCGCACCGAGGCGTACCGCGTCGGAAATATCGAGCTTTGTTTCCGCAACATCGCGGTTTTTCAGCATATAAAGCACATATCCGCCGTTTTCGGTAATTTCGATATAAGCGTCGTCGCCACCCGAATTTGCCGCCGAAAATACATAGGTCGGAATGTTTGAATTTGATTTTCCTCTTGCCGACACTTTTTTAGGCTCGTTTAAAAATTCCTTTGCAATTTCCATAGCGTGCTGTTCGGTGATTTTGTTGGTTTTTGAAAGCATTTTCGCGCTGATTTTGTTTATGTGGTCGGAAAACGGACCGTCATAAATGAGCGACGGATATTCCTCAAATTCCTTTTCCATTTTCTCTGCCGACGAGCCTATATCAAGCTTTTTGTCCTCGCTTGCAAGCACCTCGGACGACTTTTCGGAAATATCAAAAGAAAGTTTGCCGGAGAACAAATCGTTTTGAATTTCAAAAAGCGTCTGCGTGAGGGTGGAGGAGTATTTTGCCAAATCTTCAAGCTGTTTTTTCTCGTCCGCCGAAAGTTCCTCGCCGCGAAGCCCTTTTTTTGATATGGAATAGGTATAGTCGCCGACCTGTGTTAAAAATTTCGCCGTGTTGTCAATTTCAACGTGCGAAATGGGCAGTTCGCCGAGGTTTGCCTGTGCAAACGACGCTTTCTGATAAATTTCGTTTGACAAATCATTGAGCGCATACGGCGAATTTGTAACGACACATTTCGACAAAAGCGTGTCAATATCTTTAACACAGTCGGTAAGCTGTAAAAACGAACGTGTGTAAACGTCGTTAAGCTGACCTTTCATAGCCTCTGCCGTGTTATTTTTCACAATCGCCGCCGAGAACGTTATAACCAGCAAAAGCGTTACGAGAATGAGAAAATATCCCATTGACGGTTTTGACTTTCTGTTTTCGTTTGAATTTTCCATATTGTTTTTCCTTTCAAAAATTATAGTAGGTAAAACTCTATTTTGCAAAGGTGTGATTTCCGAGTACCTTTACCACAGGACGTGAATAAATCCATTTGTTTGTGGTTTTCGCCGGGTTGTAGTAATATATCGCACCGCCCGACGGGTCCCAGCCGTTGAGCGCGTCCTGACAAGCTTTGTAAACGGTGGAGCTTTTGTCGAGCGACGCGTGAATTTGCCCGTCGTTTACCGCAGTGAACGCGCCGGGCTGATAAATTACACCGGCTATGGTGTTTGGAAATGACGGGTGCTTAACGCGGTTTAAAATTACAGCCGCAACGGCGACCTGACCTTCGTAAATTTCGCCCCGTGCCTCGCCGTTTACCGCGCGCGCCAAAAGTTCGAGGTTTTGTTCATACGTGTTTGTGTCGGCATACGCCTTTTCGGTTTTTGACAAAAACGGAATTGATACAATAAGCGCAAAAAGAAGCACAAACGCAGCACTTATAAAAAACTTGTTTGATGAAATATGCTTTTCTTTCATAATTTCCTCCGTAAATAAAATTTTCTTATGCAATAATATTTTTCATATTTATCAAAAAAATATACACAAGCTTTCATATAATAAAAAATTTTCAAATATAAATAAAATAAGTTTAAATTTAAGGAGGATAAAATTTATGGAAAAACTTTCAAGAGCGCAGGGCGCAGACATAGTACATAATCTTATAATGGAAAACAGGGCACACCTTAACGTTTCGGGTGTGGAGGACGTGGAAAGCTTTAACGACGAGGAAATAATACTTCATACTAAAATGGAGGTGCTTATAGTTACGGGGAGCGAGCTTAAAATAAACAAATTGAGCGTCGATGCCGGCGAAGTGGAAATAGAAGGATATATCGACTGTTTGCGTTATGCCGCACCGCGCGCAAGTGCAGGCGGATTTTTAAGCAGAATATTCAAGTAAATTTTTAAGGTGATAAAATGGAAATTTCGGTGAGTGCAGAGGCGCTCGTCTTTTTAAAAACCGTGCTCGGCGGAGCTGTGTGCGGTATGATTTTTGATATTTACAGAATTTTAAAAAGCGTGAAGAAAAGTATGTTTATGATTGAAGCG
The window above is part of the Qingrenia yutianensis genome. Proteins encoded here:
- the yabP gene encoding sporulation protein YabP; amino-acid sequence: MEKLSRAQGADIVHNLIMENRAHLNVSGVEDVESFNDEEIILHTKMEVLIVTGSELKINKLSVDAGEVEIEGYIDCLRYAAPRASAGGFLSRIFK
- the ypeB gene encoding germination protein YpeB, with translation MENSNENRKSKPSMGYFLILVTLLLVITFSAAIVKNNTAEAMKGQLNDVYTRSFLQLTDCVKDIDTLLSKCVVTNSPYALNDLSNEIYQKASFAQANLGELPISHVEIDNTAKFLTQVGDYTYSISKKGLRGEELSADEKKQLEDLAKYSSTLTQTLFEIQNDLFSGKLSFDISEKSSEVLASEDKKLDIGSSAEKMEKEFEEYPSLIYDGPFSDHINKISAKMLSKTNKITEQHAMEIAKEFLNEPKKVSARGKSNSNIPTYVFSAANSGGDDAYIEITENGGYVLYMLKNRDVAETKLDISDAVRLGADCLAKNKCYSMKESYYEIRNNIATINYAYVEDDVTMYSDLIKIKIALDNGEILGFEANGYIMSHEEHRNLNGVSLTLDEAREKVSKSIEITSENLAAIPKENKTEVLCYEFKGKFNGKNYIVYINATTGAEEKILILLETENGTLTI